The Cellulomonas sp. P24 genome contains a region encoding:
- a CDS encoding GH1 family beta-glucosidase: MTAHRGDFPADFAWGTATASYQIEGAPDVDGKGPSIWDTFTRVPGAIADGRTGDVADDHYRRFREDVAIMADLGVNSYRFSIAWSRIQADGTGPVNPAGIAFYRTLAEELLGRGITPYATLYHWDLPQALEDRGGWLERDTAERFGEYAGLVASELGDVVGDWITLNEPWCSSFLSYAGGIHAPGRTVGAHAARAAHHLLLGHGRAVPAIRAASPEAKVGITLNLYSMRAASDSAADRDAERRIDGLVNRFFLQPVLTGGYPQDVLADLGETEWFAEHATRDAADVATPIDFLGINYYSRHVVADPPIGAEVVGEPAGLTYPGSESVLFVDTGAPRTAMGWPIHPEGMVDVLEMAHAYRPDLPLYITENGSAYPDTVVDGEVEDEARRRYLEQHVMACSAALQQGLPLKGYFAWTLMDNFEWAWGYSRRFGLVHVDYSTQKRTLKRSGTWFRSFLTGSGDVR; encoded by the coding sequence ATGACAGCCCATCGTGGGGACTTCCCCGCCGACTTCGCCTGGGGCACGGCCACGGCCTCCTACCAGATCGAGGGCGCCCCCGACGTCGACGGGAAGGGCCCGAGCATCTGGGACACGTTCACCCGGGTGCCCGGCGCCATCGCGGACGGCAGGACGGGGGACGTCGCCGACGACCACTACCGCCGCTTCCGTGAGGACGTGGCGATCATGGCCGACCTCGGGGTCAACTCCTACCGGTTCTCGATCGCCTGGTCGCGCATCCAGGCCGACGGCACCGGCCCGGTCAACCCCGCAGGGATCGCCTTCTACCGAACCTTGGCCGAGGAGCTCCTCGGGCGCGGGATCACGCCCTACGCCACGCTGTACCACTGGGACCTCCCGCAGGCTCTCGAGGACCGTGGCGGGTGGCTCGAGCGCGACACCGCCGAGCGGTTCGGCGAGTACGCGGGACTCGTGGCGTCCGAGCTCGGTGACGTCGTCGGTGACTGGATCACGCTGAACGAGCCGTGGTGCTCCTCGTTCCTCTCCTACGCCGGCGGCATCCATGCGCCGGGTCGGACCGTGGGAGCGCACGCGGCGCGTGCCGCGCATCACCTGCTCCTCGGGCACGGGCGTGCAGTCCCGGCGATCCGTGCCGCGAGCCCGGAGGCGAAGGTCGGCATCACGCTCAACCTGTACTCGATGCGGGCGGCCTCGGACAGCGCGGCGGACCGCGATGCCGAGCGTCGCATCGACGGTCTCGTCAACCGGTTCTTCCTGCAGCCCGTGCTGACCGGTGGCTACCCGCAGGACGTGCTCGCCGACCTGGGCGAGACGGAGTGGTTCGCCGAGCATGCGACGCGCGACGCGGCCGACGTCGCGACGCCGATCGACTTCCTCGGCATCAACTACTACAGCAGGCACGTCGTCGCCGACCCGCCGATCGGCGCCGAGGTCGTCGGGGAGCCGGCCGGACTCACGTATCCCGGCAGCGAGAGCGTGCTGTTCGTCGACACGGGGGCACCCCGGACCGCGATGGGCTGGCCGATCCATCCCGAGGGCATGGTCGACGTGCTCGAGATGGCTCACGCCTACCGTCCGGACCTGCCTCTGTACATCACGGAGAACGGCTCGGCGTATCCCGACACGGTCGTCGACGGCGAGGTCGAGGACGAGGCGCGGCGCCGCTACCTGGAGCAGCACGTCATGGCGTGCTCGGCGGCACTGCAGCAGGGGCTGCCGCTGAAGGGCTACTTCGCCTGGACGCTCATGGACAACTTCGAATGGGCGTGGGGCTACTCGCGGCGGTTCGGCCTCGTGCACGTCGACTACTCGACCCAGAAGCGCACGCTCAAGCGGAGCGGGACGTGGTTCCGCAGCTTCCTGACCGGCTCCGGTGACGTCCGATGA
- a CDS encoding 2-hydroxyacyl-CoA dehydratase family protein — protein MTTVPGADPVVEPPRGLPRWYAYRRRFERFVGLMTDGPEPNPLMARFFAIVLGQVDAVIAAAEQGAPLLASWHGNATEIAAAMGIDVYCPVDMLLANQPFTDDLERAAEGVWPEDTCGLVRQAVLAVTDALVPTPTGIVATFEPRGPRAPVHELWRRTPEWSGIPVFVADAPDGSTDADVDAFVGELRRMVGWLEELTGRVLTEGSLRRVCEEVNRATRWWQELCELQRAVPAPMPPFLVPELGWNATQHVNAGNPQVTALFQATVAVAREAVEAGRGAIPEERIRVYWAGLDGTWPPNELGPWLAETYGASVVNGIQGDAVAYRHIDTTSLDSMLHGLARRNLREVPTNRYARGAGTVLAADVARAVADYRVDCVLVPEHRRCAGRVGRTDPSVSVGLVRETCREIGVPVLSVAADVVDPTWVPVDQVQRLVSDFFADHGWEPLDD, from the coding sequence ATGACCACCGTGCCCGGCGCCGATCCGGTCGTCGAACCTCCGCGCGGCCTCCCCCGCTGGTACGCGTACCGGCGCCGCTTCGAGCGGTTCGTCGGCCTCATGACCGACGGCCCGGAGCCCAACCCGCTCATGGCGCGCTTCTTCGCGATCGTCCTGGGTCAGGTGGACGCGGTGATCGCCGCCGCCGAGCAGGGTGCGCCACTCCTGGCGAGCTGGCACGGGAACGCGACGGAGATCGCCGCGGCCATGGGCATCGACGTCTACTGCCCGGTGGACATGCTCCTGGCCAACCAGCCGTTCACCGACGACCTCGAGCGGGCCGCCGAGGGGGTGTGGCCCGAGGACACCTGCGGGCTGGTCCGGCAGGCGGTGCTGGCGGTGACGGACGCGTTGGTGCCGACGCCGACGGGGATCGTCGCGACGTTCGAGCCGCGCGGCCCCCGGGCCCCGGTCCATGAGCTGTGGCGGCGGACCCCGGAGTGGAGCGGCATCCCGGTGTTCGTCGCGGACGCGCCCGACGGCTCGACCGACGCCGACGTCGACGCGTTCGTCGGGGAGCTGCGCCGGATGGTCGGCTGGCTCGAGGAGCTGACCGGGCGGGTGCTGACCGAGGGGAGCCTCCGACGGGTGTGCGAGGAGGTCAACCGGGCGACGCGGTGGTGGCAGGAGCTGTGCGAGCTGCAGCGTGCGGTCCCGGCCCCGATGCCACCGTTCCTCGTCCCCGAGCTCGGCTGGAACGCGACCCAGCACGTGAACGCCGGCAACCCGCAGGTCACCGCACTGTTCCAGGCGACGGTCGCGGTCGCGCGCGAGGCCGTCGAGGCAGGTCGCGGCGCCATCCCCGAGGAGCGCATCCGGGTGTACTGGGCCGGTCTCGACGGCACGTGGCCGCCCAACGAGCTGGGCCCGTGGCTCGCCGAGACCTACGGGGCGAGCGTCGTCAACGGGATCCAGGGCGACGCGGTGGCCTACCGGCACATCGACACGACGTCGCTGGACTCGATGCTGCACGGTCTCGCGCGCCGGAACCTCCGCGAGGTGCCGACCAACCGGTACGCGCGTGGTGCCGGGACCGTCCTCGCCGCGGACGTCGCGCGGGCCGTCGCCGACTACCGGGTCGACTGCGTGCTGGTCCCCGAGCACCGGCGCTGCGCGGGGCGCGTAGGGCGCACGGATCCGTCGGTCTCGGTCGGGCTCGTGCGGGAGACCTGTCGCGAGATCGGCGTGCCGGTGCTGTCCGTCGCCGCCGACGTCGTCGACCCCACGTGGGTGCCGGTGGACCAGGTGCAGCGGCTCGTGTCCGACTTCTTCGCGGACCACGGGTGGGAGCCTCTCGACGACTGA
- a CDS encoding sugar phosphate isomerase/epimerase family protein, with amino-acid sequence MSEANGEAMKDTSTRATHPVTLFTGQWADLPLEEVAAHASRWGYDGLEIACSGEHLDVWRAAEDPAYLQGRLDLLDRYGLKVWAISNHLKGQAVCDDPIDFRHQAIVGSRVWGDGDAEGVRQRAAEELKLTAQVARTMGVDTVVGFTGSKIWPYVALFPPVPTSVIDAGYQDFADRWNPILDVFDSEGVRFAHEVHPSEIAYDYWSTVRTLEAIDHREAFGLNWDPSHMMWQGIDTVGFIVDFADRIYHVDCKDTRLRPQTGRAGVLGSHLPWGDPRRGWDFVSTGHGDVPWEDAFRALRSIGYTGPISVEWEDAGMDRLHGAAEALDFVRSLLWQPPAQSFDAAFSNQE; translated from the coding sequence ATGAGCGAGGCGAACGGGGAAGCGATGAAGGACACCAGCACGAGGGCGACGCATCCCGTCACCCTCTTCACCGGCCAGTGGGCGGACCTGCCGCTCGAGGAGGTCGCGGCCCACGCGAGCCGCTGGGGCTACGACGGGCTGGAGATCGCCTGCTCCGGCGAGCACCTCGACGTGTGGCGCGCGGCGGAGGACCCCGCCTACCTCCAGGGCCGGCTCGACCTGCTCGACCGGTACGGGCTGAAGGTCTGGGCGATCTCGAACCACCTCAAGGGCCAGGCGGTGTGCGACGACCCGATCGACTTCCGGCACCAGGCGATCGTCGGCTCGCGGGTCTGGGGCGACGGTGACGCCGAGGGGGTGCGTCAGCGTGCGGCGGAGGAGCTGAAGCTCACCGCCCAGGTCGCACGCACGATGGGCGTGGACACCGTCGTCGGTTTCACCGGATCGAAGATCTGGCCGTACGTCGCGCTCTTCCCGCCGGTACCGACGAGTGTGATCGACGCCGGCTACCAGGACTTCGCCGACCGGTGGAACCCGATCCTCGACGTGTTCGACTCCGAGGGGGTGCGGTTCGCCCACGAGGTGCACCCGAGCGAGATCGCCTACGACTACTGGAGCACCGTCCGCACGCTCGAGGCCATCGACCACCGCGAGGCCTTCGGTCTCAACTGGGACCCGAGCCACATGATGTGGCAGGGCATCGACACGGTCGGTTTCATCGTCGACTTCGCCGATCGCATCTACCACGTCGACTGCAAGGACACCCGGCTGCGGCCGCAGACGGGCCGGGCCGGCGTCCTCGGCTCGCACCTTCCCTGGGGCGACCCGCGCCGGGGCTGGGACTTCGTGTCCACCGGGCACGGCGACGTCCCGTGGGAGGACGCGTTCCGCGCCCTGCGCTCGATCGGCTACACCGGGCCGATCTCGGTGGAGTGGGAAGACGCGGGGATGGACCGCCTGCACGGGGCCGCAGAAGCCCTGGACTTCGTGCGCTCGCTGCTCTGGCAGCCGCCCGCCCAGTCGTTCGATGCCGCATTCAGCAACCAGGAGTAG
- a CDS encoding ROK family protein — MAGILQLLRDRQPRTRAELAQMTGLARSTVAARMEVLLASGLVSPLGEALSTGGRPPTVFAFNPSSRIIAAVDVGATHVRVAITDLASTIIVDRLETISIEDGPEAVLTNVAGITQELIAQSGRQLSELAGVGVGLPSPVDHATGRPMNPPIMPGWDGADVAGFLTGLMGGAPVLVDNDVNLMALGEHRTEFPDIDHLLFVKVATGIGAGVIIDGAIRRGAQGAAGDLGHIAVPGGRPVICRCGNTGCLEALASGRAIAAELTALGSPASSSGDVVALVRSADVRASQLLREAGRDLGRVLATCVSMLNPSVIVIGGQMAEAGEHLLAGIREVVYGRSLPLATQHLRIVTSRTMGHAGVLGGSTMVADHVLSREGLSSLI; from the coding sequence GTGGCCGGGATCCTGCAGCTTCTCCGCGATCGCCAACCCCGAACACGGGCCGAGCTCGCGCAGATGACGGGCCTGGCGCGCTCGACCGTCGCCGCACGCATGGAGGTGCTCCTTGCCTCCGGCCTGGTGAGCCCGCTCGGTGAGGCGCTCTCGACGGGCGGTCGACCACCGACGGTCTTCGCGTTCAACCCGTCGTCTCGGATCATCGCCGCCGTGGACGTGGGTGCGACGCACGTGCGGGTCGCCATCACCGACCTTGCGTCGACGATCATCGTCGACCGGCTCGAGACGATCTCGATCGAGGACGGCCCGGAAGCCGTGCTCACGAACGTCGCGGGCATCACCCAGGAGCTCATCGCTCAGAGCGGCCGCCAGCTGTCCGAGCTCGCCGGGGTCGGGGTGGGGCTCCCCTCGCCCGTCGACCACGCCACCGGGCGGCCGATGAACCCGCCGATCATGCCCGGCTGGGACGGTGCCGATGTCGCCGGCTTTCTCACCGGGCTGATGGGTGGTGCGCCCGTCCTGGTCGACAACGACGTCAACCTGATGGCGCTGGGCGAGCATCGCACCGAGTTCCCCGACATCGACCACCTGCTCTTCGTCAAGGTCGCCACCGGGATCGGTGCGGGGGTGATCATCGACGGCGCCATCCGCCGAGGTGCCCAGGGCGCTGCGGGCGACCTGGGCCACATCGCCGTCCCGGGCGGCCGACCGGTGATCTGCCGGTGCGGCAACACCGGTTGCCTCGAGGCACTGGCCAGCGGGCGGGCGATCGCCGCCGAGCTCACGGCCCTCGGTTCGCCGGCCAGCTCGAGCGGCGACGTCGTCGCGCTCGTGCGCTCGGCCGACGTGCGCGCATCCCAGCTGCTCCGTGAGGCCGGTCGGGATCTCGGGCGGGTGCTGGCCACCTGCGTGAGCATGCTCAACCCGTCGGTCATCGTCATCGGTGGGCAGATGGCCGAGGCGGGCGAGCACCTCCTCGCCGGCATCCGCGAGGTCGTGTACGGCAGGTCGCTGCCGCTGGCCACGCAGCACCTGCGCATCGTCACCAGCCGGACGATGGGCCACGCGGGCGTGCTCGGCGGCAGCACGATGGTCGCCGACCACGTCCTGTCCCGAGAGGGCTTGAGCTCCCTCATTTGA
- a CDS encoding sugar phosphate isomerase/epimerase, which yields MSRSELSVQLYTVRTALAEDLPGTLARIAGLGFRDVELFDFVDQAQEYVAQLAACGLRAPSGHASLLDEETSRVFDAAEAIGMRTVIQSMVAADQWADVAGVRATATALNAVAAEAADRGLQVGYHNHWWELQSIIGGVNALERFAGYLDDAVVLEVDTYWAQTGGVDPAALLRRLGDRVRFLHVKDGPATLDVREQVAVGAGSLDVAAIIGAAPQAQRVVELDDFAGDVFEALRDSVAYLTEQTEQTEQTEQTEQSVTA from the coding sequence ATGTCGCGCTCTGAGCTCTCGGTGCAGCTGTACACGGTTCGTACCGCCCTCGCCGAGGATCTGCCGGGAACCCTCGCCCGCATCGCGGGGCTCGGCTTCCGGGACGTCGAGCTGTTCGACTTCGTCGACCAGGCGCAGGAGTACGTCGCGCAGCTGGCGGCCTGCGGTCTCCGTGCGCCGTCGGGCCATGCCTCGCTCCTCGACGAGGAGACGTCGCGCGTCTTCGACGCCGCCGAGGCGATCGGGATGCGGACGGTCATCCAATCGATGGTCGCTGCCGACCAGTGGGCCGACGTCGCGGGGGTCAGGGCAACGGCGACGGCGCTCAACGCCGTCGCGGCCGAGGCCGCCGACCGCGGGTTGCAGGTCGGTTACCACAACCACTGGTGGGAGCTGCAGAGCATCATCGGCGGAGTGAACGCCCTGGAGCGCTTCGCGGGGTACCTCGACGACGCCGTCGTGCTCGAGGTCGACACCTACTGGGCGCAGACGGGTGGGGTCGACCCCGCCGCGCTGCTGCGGCGGCTGGGGGACAGGGTGCGGTTCCTGCACGTCAAGGACGGTCCCGCGACCCTCGACGTCCGGGAGCAGGTGGCCGTCGGCGCCGGCAGCCTGGACGTGGCCGCGATCATCGGGGCCGCCCCCCAGGCGCAGCGGGTCGTCGAGCTCGACGACTTCGCCGGCGACGTCTTCGAGGCGTTGCGCGACAGCGTCGCCTATCTGACCGAGCAGACCGAGCAGACCGAGCAGACCGAGCAGACCGAGCAGAGTGTGACGGCATGA
- a CDS encoding VOC family protein — protein MKHPVPLAGFIQIAIVVDDIDSALDAWCELLDVPRPDVRVDEATPNPNETYRGEVAAYALKLAVIDCQERGFVIELHEADQNPSTFREFRDTHGQGVHHIGFQVGEARDAVIEELEGAGYAMRTIGMYPGGSWTIVDSEAKLGVNLNIKPHP, from the coding sequence ATGAAGCACCCCGTGCCGCTCGCGGGATTCATCCAGATCGCGATCGTCGTCGACGACATCGACAGCGCGCTGGACGCCTGGTGCGAGCTGCTGGACGTGCCACGTCCGGACGTCCGCGTCGACGAGGCGACCCCCAACCCGAACGAGACGTACCGCGGCGAGGTCGCCGCCTACGCCCTCAAGCTGGCGGTCATCGACTGCCAGGAACGCGGCTTCGTCATCGAGCTGCACGAGGCGGACCAGAACCCGTCGACGTTCCGCGAGTTCCGCGACACCCACGGCCAGGGCGTGCATCACATCGGCTTCCAGGTCGGCGAGGCGAGGGACGCCGTCATCGAGGAGCTCGAGGGTGCCGGCTACGCGATGCGCACCATCGGCATGTACCCCGGCGGCAGCTGGACCATCGTCGACTCCGAGGCCAAGCTCGGCGTGAACCTCAACATCAAGCCTCACCCGTGA
- a CDS encoding SDR family NAD(P)-dependent oxidoreductase, which translates to MSVLDTFVLTGRTAVVTGATRGLGRAFARALAEAGANIVVVGRDAAAAVEVEAELRALGVGVIVALGDVTRRSDVEQVLAQTVSAFGRADVLVNNAGACIHKPAAEVTDDDWRAVMDVNLDGVWIASQVFGRHMIDQGGGSIVNVGSMSAAIVNRPQWQPAYNASKAAVHHLTRSLAAEWAPSNVRVNALAPGYMRTDMSPVDEPRYQRYWIEDTPQRRAGEPEELGPAVVFLASDASSFMTGSVLTIDGGYSVF; encoded by the coding sequence GTGAGTGTTCTGGACACGTTCGTGCTGACCGGGCGTACCGCTGTGGTCACCGGGGCGACCCGGGGGCTGGGACGAGCGTTCGCGCGGGCGCTCGCCGAGGCGGGCGCGAACATCGTGGTGGTGGGTCGCGACGCCGCTGCCGCCGTCGAGGTCGAGGCGGAGCTCCGCGCCCTCGGGGTCGGGGTGATCGTGGCGTTGGGTGACGTGACGCGGCGGTCGGACGTCGAGCAGGTCCTCGCGCAGACCGTGAGCGCGTTCGGCCGGGCGGACGTCCTCGTGAACAACGCCGGGGCATGCATCCACAAGCCGGCAGCCGAGGTGACCGACGACGACTGGCGCGCGGTCATGGACGTCAACCTCGACGGCGTGTGGATCGCCAGCCAGGTCTTCGGACGGCACATGATCGACCAGGGCGGCGGCTCGATCGTCAACGTCGGGTCGATGTCGGCGGCCATCGTGAACCGACCGCAGTGGCAGCCCGCCTACAACGCGTCGAAGGCGGCGGTGCACCACCTGACCCGTAGCCTCGCCGCCGAGTGGGCGCCGTCGAACGTCCGCGTGAACGCGCTGGCGCCGGGCTACATGCGCACCGACATGTCCCCCGTCGACGAGCCCCGGTACCAGCGGTACTGGATCGAGGACACGCCGCAGCGCCGTGCGGGGGAGCCGGAGGAGCTCGGGCCGGCGGTGGTGTTCCTCGCCAGCGACGCCTCGAGCTTCATGACCGGCTCGGTGCTCACCATCGACGGGGGCTACAGCGTCTTCTGA
- a CDS encoding Gfo/Idh/MocA family protein: protein MPDSRSTAPTFGGVRARMTSSMRSGIIGLGFIGEVHARAVRAAGGTLVAVADATADGIEDSAQRLGAERGAASAEELVTSPDVDVVHICTPNHLHAPLARLALEAGKHVICEKPLATTAADAAELVELARVAGVVAAVPFIYRYYPTVREARARVASGAGGPVHLVHGSYLQDWLSTAKDQNWRVDPAIGGASRTFADIGVHWCDLVEFATGHRIVSLAANFVTAVPERTSSGDGAVPQHVATEDAATLIFETDRGAIGSLVVSQVTPGRKNRLWISIDGAETSMAFDQELPETLWIGGRDETTLVHRGAVGLSEDAQRLSVLPAGHPQGYQECFNGFVADVYAAVGGAVPRGLPLFEDGLRAARLTEAVLDSVRSRSWVEPVS from the coding sequence ATGCCTGACTCGCGGTCGACGGCGCCGACCTTCGGCGGCGTTCGCGCGCGCATGACGTCGTCGATGCGCTCAGGCATCATCGGGCTGGGATTCATCGGCGAGGTCCACGCCCGCGCCGTGCGCGCCGCCGGGGGCACCCTCGTGGCCGTGGCCGACGCGACCGCCGACGGCATCGAGGACTCGGCACAGCGGCTCGGCGCAGAGCGCGGGGCCGCCTCGGCCGAGGAGCTCGTGACCTCGCCCGACGTCGACGTCGTCCACATCTGCACGCCGAACCACCTGCACGCGCCGTTGGCGCGACTGGCGCTCGAAGCCGGGAAGCACGTCATCTGCGAGAAGCCGTTGGCGACCACGGCCGCCGATGCGGCTGAGCTCGTCGAGCTGGCGCGCGTGGCCGGTGTGGTCGCGGCCGTGCCCTTCATCTACCGGTACTACCCGACGGTGCGCGAGGCCCGGGCGCGGGTGGCGTCGGGTGCAGGCGGCCCGGTGCACCTGGTGCACGGGTCCTACCTCCAGGACTGGCTCTCGACCGCCAAGGACCAGAACTGGCGGGTCGACCCGGCCATCGGCGGGGCCTCGCGGACGTTCGCCGACATCGGCGTGCACTGGTGCGACCTCGTCGAGTTCGCCACCGGCCACCGCATCGTCTCCCTGGCGGCGAACTTCGTCACGGCCGTGCCCGAGCGGACGAGCTCCGGGGACGGGGCCGTGCCGCAGCACGTCGCGACGGAAGACGCGGCGACCTTGATCTTCGAGACCGACCGCGGTGCGATCGGCTCGCTCGTCGTCAGCCAGGTCACCCCCGGACGCAAGAACCGGCTGTGGATCTCGATCGACGGGGCGGAGACGTCGATGGCGTTCGACCAGGAGCTGCCGGAGACGCTGTGGATCGGCGGCCGCGACGAGACGACGCTCGTGCATCGCGGCGCGGTGGGCCTGTCGGAGGACGCCCAGCGACTCTCGGTACTCCCCGCCGGACACCCCCAGGGCTATCAGGAGTGCTTCAACGGCTTCGTGGCGGACGTCTACGCCGCCGTCGGTGGCGCCGTGCCGCGGGGCCTGCCCCTCTTCGAGGACGGCCTCCGTGCGGCCAGGCTCACCGAGGCTGTGCTCGACTCCGTGCGGTCGAGGTCGTGGGTGGAACCCGTGTCATGA
- a CDS encoding biopolymer transporter Tol: MPPRTLRAHQRADLHVIDLTTGTTRLVHSSSELLFEAPNWTPDGRWLVVNGDGLLFRIPVEGGEPEEIPLGDIPPINNDHVISPDGSTVYVSADDGHLHAVPFATGVPRRVSNDAEPGFRHFLHGISPDGATLAYIGLFEAPDGSVTTDVYTVPTAGGADVRLTDDPFAYDGSEFGPDGQWIYVNSERASTEPGHAQLFRMSVDGATFEQLTHDERVNWFPHISPDGRRIAYVSFESGTLGHPEDRDVIVRLIEADGSIRDVAHLFGGQGTMNVPSWAPDSTAFAFVSYPIES; the protein is encoded by the coding sequence ATGCCGCCACGTACCCTGCGCGCCCACCAGCGCGCCGACCTGCACGTCATCGACCTCACCACCGGGACGACCCGGCTGGTGCACTCGTCCTCGGAGCTGCTGTTCGAGGCGCCCAACTGGACGCCGGACGGGCGGTGGCTCGTCGTGAACGGTGACGGCCTGCTGTTCCGCATCCCGGTCGAGGGCGGCGAGCCTGAGGAGATCCCGCTCGGGGACATCCCGCCGATCAACAACGACCACGTCATCAGCCCGGACGGGAGCACGGTCTACGTCTCGGCGGACGACGGGCACCTGCACGCGGTGCCGTTCGCCACGGGCGTGCCCCGGCGGGTGTCCAACGACGCGGAGCCGGGCTTCCGTCACTTCCTGCACGGCATCTCCCCGGACGGTGCCACGCTCGCGTACATCGGCCTCTTCGAGGCGCCCGACGGGTCCGTGACGACCGACGTCTACACGGTTCCGACGGCCGGCGGCGCCGACGTCCGGCTGACCGACGACCCCTTCGCCTACGACGGTTCCGAGTTCGGCCCGGACGGGCAGTGGATCTACGTCAACTCCGAGCGTGCGTCGACCGAGCCAGGGCACGCGCAGCTGTTCCGGATGTCCGTCGACGGCGCGACGTTCGAGCAGCTCACGCACGACGAGCGGGTCAACTGGTTCCCGCACATCTCGCCGGACGGCCGGCGGATCGCCTACGTCAGCTTCGAGAGCGGCACCCTGGGCCACCCCGAGGACCGTGACGTGATCGTGCGGTTGATCGAGGCAGACGGGAGCATCCGCGACGTCGCCCATCTGTTCGGCGGTCAGGGCACCATGAACGTCCCGAGCTGGGCCCCGGACAGCACGGCGTTCGCGTTCGTGTCCTACCCGATCGAGTCCTGA
- a CDS encoding aldo/keto reductase → MNVRAVPLNDGRTIPQLGLGVFQMSEQQAEAAVLAAYEAGYRLVDTAAGYQNEAAVGRAIARLDRPEHDDVYVTTKLANGDHGYDEALAAFDVSMGKLGLDTLDLYLVHWPCPRTNRYVETWRALVRLREEGRVRSIGVSNFEPHHLRRIVDETGVVPAVNQVELSPFFQQRELRAVHAEFGIATEAWSPLGKGGVELLGHPTVTGIAAAHHATPAQVVLGWHLASGIVTIPKSVTPSRIVENIGAADVTFDDAELAAMTALDRGARLGPRPDDIE, encoded by the coding sequence ATGAACGTGCGGGCTGTGCCGTTGAACGACGGCAGGACGATCCCCCAGCTCGGCCTGGGGGTGTTCCAGATGAGCGAGCAGCAGGCCGAGGCCGCCGTCCTGGCGGCCTACGAGGCCGGGTACCGGCTCGTCGACACCGCGGCCGGGTACCAGAACGAGGCGGCGGTCGGGCGTGCGATCGCCCGTCTCGACCGTCCGGAGCACGACGACGTGTACGTCACGACCAAGCTGGCGAACGGCGACCACGGCTACGACGAGGCCCTGGCGGCGTTCGACGTGTCGATGGGCAAGCTCGGTCTCGACACGCTCGACCTGTACCTCGTGCACTGGCCGTGCCCGCGCACGAACCGCTACGTCGAGACCTGGCGGGCCCTGGTGCGGCTGCGCGAGGAGGGGCGGGTGCGGTCGATCGGGGTGTCGAACTTCGAGCCGCACCACCTGCGGCGCATCGTCGACGAGACGGGCGTCGTTCCCGCGGTCAACCAGGTCGAGCTGTCCCCGTTCTTCCAGCAGCGGGAGCTGCGTGCGGTGCACGCCGAGTTCGGCATCGCGACGGAGGCGTGGTCACCCCTCGGCAAGGGAGGCGTCGAGCTCCTGGGGCACCCGACGGTCACCGGGATCGCCGCGGCCCACCACGCGACGCCCGCGCAGGTCGTGCTGGGCTGGCACCTGGCGTCGGGCATCGTGACGATCCCGAAGTCGGTCACCCCGTCACGGATCGTGGAGAACATCGGTGCGGCGGACGTCACGTTCGACGATGCCGAGCTCGCGGCGATGACGGCGCTGGACCGGGGCGCCCGGCTCGGGCCGCGGCCCGACGACATCGAGTAG